A genome region from Nerophis lumbriciformis linkage group LG18, RoL_Nlum_v2.1, whole genome shotgun sequence includes the following:
- the aatf gene encoding protein AATF: protein MADSFSQELQLLLNPRPKFADPEDDDDEATKAKVSDAFVEDDPQDEAAVGLSALRKRNTLLLADTDRRYSGKAVSRKQLLMDDEDDEDGALEEDDKEVDSSGDDEEEKGSDDVTLQQVTEGMDDLGASEEDDSDDEEGEEDESDDDDEEDDEGAISTFSKDQVSEEVEKGKAVKNQLALWDQLLEGRIKIQKVLVSANQLPQPETFGEFKRRGGAELAGAVKKSRKALKALQRSLLELHHQLLWQNPDTRTVLMGDEGDGEEESAPAKRKLDMADYPEMAAKRFAAFRPYCDATLQKWHDKTRLSTGKGGGGGGFGAFERNIVTQVEQVLMDNERLVSRTQTRRSEYRVLGKSEASDAVPAEAEEEAEAPRKANRHLKDLDEDIFDDDDFYHQLLRELIERKTGAVDPNDQVAAGRQWLQIQKLRSKMKKKVDTKASKGRKVRYHVHAKLLNYMAPIHHGAMNDQACNELYRSLFGRDASVQE from the coding sequence ATGGCGGATTCCTTCTCCCAGGAGCTCCAGCTCCTCCTCAACCCGCGCCCAAAGTTCGCCGACCCGGAGGACGACGATGACGAGGCGACCAAAGCCAAAGTCAGCGACGCTTTCGTGGAGGACGACCCGCAGGACGAGGCGGCGGTGGGCCTCAGCGCGCTGCGGAAGAGGAACACTCTCCTGCTCGCCGACACTGACCGCAGGTACTCGGGGAAGGCCGTCTCCCGCAAACAGCTGCTCATGGACGATGAGGACGATGAGGATGGAGCGTTAGAGGAAGATGACAAAGAGGTGGATTCTTCAGGAGATGATGAAGAGGAGAAAGGAAGTGATGACGTCACTCTGCAACAAGTGACTGAGGGCATGGATGACCTGGGAGCCAGCGAGGAGGATGACAGTGACGATGAAGAAGGTGAGGAGGATgagagtgatgatgatgatgaggaggacGACGAGGGGGCCATCTCCACTTTCTCCAAAGACCAAGTGTCCGAGGAGGTGGAGAAAGGGAAGGCGGTGAAGAACCAGCTGGCTCTCTGGGACCAGCTGCTGGAGGGCCGCATCAAGATCCAGAAGGTTCTGGTGAGCGCCAACCAGCTTCCTCAGCCGGAAACCTTCGGCGAATTCAAACGGCGTGGCGGGGCCGAGCTGGCGGGGGCCGTGAAGAAGTCGCGCAAGGCCCTGAAGGCCCTTCAGAGGTCCCTGCTGGAGCTGCACCATCAGCTGCTCTGGCAGAACCCCGACACCAGAACCGTGCTGATGGGGGACGAGGGCGACGGCGAGGAGGAGAGCGCGCCCGCCAAACGCAAACTGGACATGGCTGACTACCCGGAAATGGCGGCCAAGCGTTTCGCCGCCTTCCGGCCGTATTGTGACGCCACGCTGCAGAAGTGGCATGACAAAACCCGCCTGAGCACGGGCaagggcggcggcggcggcggctttGGGGCGTTCGAGCGCAACATTGTGACTCAAGTGGAGCAGGTTCTGATGGACAACGAGCGGCTGGTCAGTCGCACGCAGACACGGCGCTCCGAGTACCGCGTTCTTGGCAAGAGCGAGGCGTCGGACGCCGTGCCCGCCGAGGCCGAGGAGGAGGCGGAGGCACCCCGGAAGGCCAACCGTCACCTGAAGGACTTGGACGAGGACATCTTTGACGACGACGACTTCTACCACCAGCTGCTCCGGGAGCTCATCGAGCGCAAGACGGGCGCCGTGGACCCCAACGACCAGGTGGCGGCGGGCCGCCAGTGGCTGCAGATCCAGAAGCTGCGCAGCAAGATGAAGAAGAAGGTGGACACCAAGGCCAGCAAGGGCCGCAAGGTGCGCTACCACGTGCACGCCAAGCTGCTCAACTACATGGCGCCCATCCACCACGGCGCCATGAACGACCAGGCCTGCAACGAACTCTACAGAAGCCTCTTCGGGCGCGACGCCTCGGTCCAGGAGTAA
- the magoh gene encoding protein mago nashi homolog: protein MSSSDFYLRYYVGHKGKFGHEFLEFEFRPDGKLRYANNSNYKNDVMIRKEAYVHKSVMEELKRIIDDSEITKEDDALWPPPDRVGRQELEIVIGDEHISFTTSKIGSLIDVNQSKDPEGLRVFYYLVQDLKCLVFSLIGLHFKIKPI from the exons ATGTCCTCCAGTGACTTCTATTTGAGATATTATGTCGGACACAAAGGGAAGTTTGGACACGAGTTCCTGGAGTTTGAGTTCAGGCCTGATG GTAAACTCAGGTACGCCAACAACAGCAACTACAAGAATGACGtcatgatcagaaaggag GCGTACGTGCACAAGAGCGTGATGGAGGAGCTGAAGAGAATCATCGACGACAGCGAGATCACAAAAGAAGACGACGCTCTGTGGCCGCCTCCAGACCGAGTGGGCAGACAG GAGCTGGAGATCGTCATTGGCGACGAGCACATTTCCTTCACAACTTCCAAAATTGGTTCTTTGATTGACGTCAACCAGTCCAA GGATCCTGAGGGTCTTCGTGTGTTTTACTACCTGGTGCAGGACCTCAAATGTCTCGTCTTCAGTCTCATCGGTCTACACTTCAAGATTAAGCCCATCTAA
- the tmco1 gene encoding calcium load-activated calcium channel: MSTMFPDTILIVFISVCTALLAEGITWVLVYRTEKYKRLKAEVEKQSKKLEKKKETITESAGRQQKKKIERQEEKLKNNNRDLSMVRMKSMFAIGFCFTALMGMFNSIFDGRVVAKLPFVPLSYIQGLSHRNLLGEDYTDCSFIFLYILCTMSIRQNIQKMLGLAPSRAATKQAGGFLGPPPQAAKFS; this comes from the exons ATGAGTACCATGTTTCCAGACACAATCCTCATCGTCTTCATCTCCGTGTGCACCGCCCTGTTAGCCGAAG GAATCACCTGGGTGCTGGTGTATCGCACTGAGAAGTACAAGAGGCTGAAGGCTGAGGTGGAAAAGCAGAGCAAGAAAC TGGAGAAGAAAAAGGAAACCATTACAGAATCTGCAGGCCGCCAACAAAAGAAGAAAATAG AGAGACAAGAAGAGAAGCTGAAGAACAACAACAGAGACTTGTCTATG GTGCGAATGAAGTCCATGTTTGCTATCGGCTTCTGCTTCACGGCTTTGATGGGCATGTTCAACTCCAT TTTTGACGGGCGAGTGGTGGCCAAGCTGCCGTTTGTTCCGCTGTCTTACATTCAGGGTCTGTCACATCGCAACCTGCTGGGCGAGGATTACACCGACTGTTCCTTTATCTTCCTCTACATCCTCTGCACCATGTCCATCAGACAG AACATCCAGAAGATGTTGGGCCTCGCCCCCTCCAGAGCGGCGACCAAACAGGCGGGGGGCTTCTTGGGACCACCTCCCCAGGCCGCCAAGTTTTCCTAA